Part of the Xenopus laevis strain J_2021 chromosome 2S, Xenopus_laevis_v10.1, whole genome shotgun sequence genome is shown below.
taattatttttagccGCATCTATGATATGTCACAAAAAATCTTATGTTCATCCAGAAACAATAAGCCTTGTACTTTGAAACACGACTCATCTCGGCACTTTggtatttcagtaacaattcatTATACGTTTAGGAATCATTTTCTGTGTTCAATAATGACAGCAAAATAATAGTAATGAAGAAATTACTTCACAAAACCCATGTCTGTTCAGCACAACAGGCATAAATAAGATTATAATGACAGCTCTGTATCCAACACGTTACTATACAGGGAGAAATTCTCCTTATATAAAGAAAGAGACACAACgatagagagacagagatagaggGACAGTGAGAGAACATATAGTAATAATTTGGTATGTTGATGTTTATTACCTCAAAGTTATTAAACATCAACTTATTGATGAGTGAGGAACGTGTGCCCCTCTGTTAAATATTTCTCCCACATGTTACACACCCTACATGCCAACACCCTAACTACACATTTTTGGACAATGCAGTCCAGGGTATATTTTGCACCAGCCCAACATAACAATGAATCATGATCATAACTAAGGTCTAGCAGCCAAAACTTTGAGTGTGTGTATTAGGGCCAACACTGACCAGGTACGAGTAAGTCTCACTTCTCTCAAGGTTCAGTCTAGTTATCCAACCAATAACAGCAATTCAGCCAGCCAAGTGTTTGTCCATATTAAACTAACGTTACACTTTTCTTTCAAAGCATTCTCCTGTAAATAGCCTTCACACCAGCCTGTGGGTAGCCATCTTGAGCGTTTTTCTATTTTAATGTGTAGTAACTGTATAGCCATGTAATTTGCAGAggtcccacaatatatatatactgtagctagttcctacttatttatatataatacacaagagccatgaatatcctaaaaattatatagtgaataaagtaccccctattgtaaattataaggatattataagttaccgaggagtttcatgaccatataaaaatacgaggcataaggccaagtgtttttatacaggtcatggaactccgaggtaacttctaatatcctcatattttgcaactgggggtactttatttattataatacacaagtttcagtgagtcatgtgacagaaatgacatcagaactcactgtttaaaactgatgacatctgaactcaccgtttataaggatataatttacaagatattcatggcttttgtgtattatatccttataatacacaaacccCCATGAAtatcttggagttccatgacctgtataaaaacactcggcctttggcctcattacatagttaaatcgggttcaaaaaagacaaagtccatcaagttcaaccgtgtttttatatggtcatgaaactcctcggtaacttataatatccttatattttacaatagggggtactttattcactatataatacacaaaagccatgaatatcctgtaaattatatccttataaacggtgagttctgatgtcatcagttataaacggtgagttctgatgtcatttctgtcacatgactcactgaaatttgtgtattataataaataaagtacccccagttgcaaaatatgaggatattagaagttacctcggagttccatgacctgtataaaaacactcggccttcggcctcgtgtttttatatggtcatgaaactcctcggtaacttataatatccttatattttacaagagggggtactttattcactatataaacggtgcttagtgatgtaattggtTATAACCGGAGCttaatgatgtaatttctgtcacatgactcactgaaacttgtgtataataattaAAGTgctccatgttaaaaaaaaaggtcatgGAACCttttggtaacttataatatccttatattttgcatcgggggtacttcattcactatataatgtaacCTGATCTTATAGTATTATTAAAGGCCTGAAACAGCATCAAAAGAAAAAGGTGCCCTATACTTACTGTTTGCCGTTTCTTTGCGCCTCATGCACCAAACTAGGTGCTGCCAGGAAACTAGTTCAtggcacttatatatatatatatatatgtatagatgaGCACAAGTAGGTAGGCACAAGCAAACTGTGTATAGTTTTATAAAGGACACATTTTGGAACCTAGCATTGAATCTAGCAATTGTGAACGTATAgcagagttaaaattgcaaaacaaacaaaatctgcaagattaaagggaaagcgccacaggctatggaaaaaaacaaaacagcacaatattgttaatattcagtgcagtcaccagtgTGTTACAGcacaaatctgtgtgtgtcttgaaccatagaaagtctattcTGAAGATAGCACTTTGTAAAAAGCACTatagcactttaaaacacacaagaaaaatctgtgcatagactttctatggttccaGCAATTGTAAAGACTATTAGGTATCAAATACTAGTGTTCTTGCCCAGATTATTAAGAATGATAGGGCATCTTTTCTAAGTATTTACTAGACGTCTATCTAGTGGGAAAGCTTGAAATGACCTAGTAATGGCCCTGGATATAATACCTACTTGCTGTCAGCATTTAACAATCTCCATGAACAAGAAGCATGAGATTAGAATGGATTAAGTAGAAATTAGTCAATACAAATTAAACGGGCAAGTTGCAGATAATAAAGAATAAGAGTCAGTATTGGGAGACAAAGATGTCAGAggcttattaaagagaaaaacttaaaatggtacagggatgggatcttaTCTATGATGTTTAGAACTTGAGGTTTTACAGAGAAGGTATTTTAATTtggaacacaataaaaaaatgtatgatatgtatatgaagattttttttttttttttttttttgcaattgatgCTGGATTAGTTAATACCAGTATCAAGACATTATTCTATTACAGACAAACTGACAATAAGGTACGAATAAAGTATTTTAAGTAACAATATACAGTGGTTAGCGGATGTGCCATTTGTAGGAGcactggggggtcatttatcaacactgggcaaatttgcccacgtcagtaacccatggcaaccaatcaaatggttGCATTTATGGTTCTAcatgcagctggctttaaaaagctaatcattgattggttgctattggtaactgcctATGGGccaatttgcccattgttgataaatgagccccactgtgtttttcCACATAaaagatttcatacctgtaccacataacaaacatatatatatatatatatatatatatatatatatatatatatatatatatatatatatatatatatatatatatatatatatatatatatatatatatatacacacatatatgtgtctctctctttctctctatatacATTTGCATTCAGCCTTAATCTTGAATATCACTACAATTTAAATTCTATTCAATCTACAATCCACGTAACTGGGATTACTTACAGGAGTATTTGCTAGATTATAAAGCCTCTATTATTCTCATACCCTATGTGATGTGAAATGACAAGCCACATTTATATCATGTATTTGTACACATTGTTAAGTGCTTTGACAATGACTTTTTGTACACTAACAGCTGGGCAAAAGAATGAAAGGTTCAATGAATGCACTGAACTGAACAAACAATGCTGTAGGCTGAGAGCCGGGCTATCAGTGCCAACCACGCTGTAACAGAACAAGGTAGATACTTTTATATTCTCCATTATATAACTAGTAAAACATCATTTAAGATGTCTCTTACCAGGGCCTTTCATATCATGTATACATATTATTAAAGATGTATTAAGACGATTCGGGTGAAGGCTGGGTTTTGTGCTTACCCCACAGCAGATATAAAATGTGACGTAGCAGTTATACACATCACTACAGACAGATACTGACTGCAGATACACGCATAGGATAGCAAAATGTAGTGTAGTAAGCATGTTTAAACCAGATCTTGCGCTCCATCTGTAATGTTCCTTACACTGCACATCCTGCACTAGGGATAATGGAACATACACAGGTAAATGTCATGCTTAGCAAGTTTCTAGTCACTTCTAGGACCCACTCAGCACATTGCGCTCATGCACATAAGACGTGTCAAGCGTAGGGCCACATTGCAACAGCTAATTTTAATGAGGCAGCCGGGGAAGCAGGTCTGGACCAGCgtgggcccattgggtttttttttccagtgtccaacTCTTGACATTTAGGGGGCTATTAATTAAagatccaaatgccaaaaactcgaaaaatgttaggtttttttcactataataaatatataataaataataataataaaaaaaaacatttattaaacaagaggatgtaaaaagtcagaatccgaaaatccggcattgTATATAACTCaatgggccaaattcactaagattcgtagttgcgccaggcgcaacttcgccgcgcttcgccaggcgtagttttgccagggctccgcaaattcagtaaaatccgaagttgcgcacaggggtagcgtaaggttgcaaagttgcgctagcgttgattcactaagcgaagcgaagttacgctagcgatggttaatttgcatacggcgccaaattcaaatttcaatggaggaatacatagaatcactacaaatgcctgggaaaccttcaaaacatcaaataaaattttttttttgccctacacatgtgcccactgtataggtaagttgccatgagttagaaaatgtaggggggaaggaggggagccccaaaaaaattgtcgatctttttcagcctatcacccataatatagaaaaaacgccagctttttttgggactttgaaaaaatttgaactttttttgaagcaatccctatctactctattgcgcttcgcctggtctgaggtggcgaaggaagtctagcgtaaaaggtagtgtttaGTACActacgcgcgttagtgaatttgcgtagttacgtccgtagtgaaaattcgccaggcgtaagggtgcgaagtaacactagcgaatttacgccagcgttcgttagtgaatttgcaaagtaccgaaaatgcccaacgctagcgaattgacgctagcgttaggcgcttcggcgcttagtgaatttgccccaatgggagaagtccagaagatatcctgatctgcgctcgGTTTCgtgcaaaattctgaaaaaaatcattgaatcttacgattcgaatttttggacgattttcacgattctttcgttttttttcccgaactggaatttttcgggaaaacttattgataaatatggggaaataaccagtgcggatttggtcggagtatatttcagaaagtaatcagataaattcaaattttgatgaataacccccttaatgtacatgaTTTATTTTTGGTGATTAGCTATTCCCTTTTCTGTACCGAATTAGAACATTTATGGGCAAATTAGCAATCAATCAACAGGAAtcatttgctggtcacctgtttaaaagcaaacgtcttattgctatgggttactgctcctgtgcaaacgtagtgccttttattacatatggaggttaTTATTTTAAGTTGTCAGCTCTAATATGCAGGACCTTCTTTATTTTGTCTATTATTTAGTTTTGTAGGTAATCTATATGTACAGTGTATACAgcattttattgtacagtgctgcggattatgtttgtgctttattgatatgtaataaaacaattttatgTACGGTATGCTGTTCCTTCTGTAACTCATGCTTGCTCATTTGCTGTAAGTGCACTGTCTTAAACAGGGTAATATAGCAGAGTGTGGCATAACATGTTGGTGCTTAATAACTGGTGATGAATAAATCTGTTTCCTGCCTCCACTAAATGTAAAAACGCATTGGCTCCCTACCCTCCTCCAACTAGGAATGttaaaacaatgtacaacacatacacacacagacaggcaCGTGAAGCTGTAGACACACTTTATGCTAATTTCATCCAGCACTCACATGAATGATGAATGgtcaaaacataacagattttaTAAGTGCACTTATGATACATAACTCCTAGTTTAGGAATATTTCCACTGCCCCACCACATCTACCAATAAAAACAGTTCTTCAATAAGAGTTTTGTGCTTAAGTTGTAGGATAGAAAGCATTTGTGAATTCAGAGCTGCCAAGAAAATATTTATAGAACTGTTTTGCTGAGCAGTACGGGGTAAATATCCAAGCAAACAGATACTGTCACAACTTGCCACTCCCTCGGCAATACCATGCTTCTTACCATATTTCTGAGCACAAACAATGAGGAGTTTAGAGTTCTGGGCTCAAGTATGGGTGAGTATGTGCACTTACCATCACTGTTGCAGCTGCTTGAGCTGCTTGAGCTGCCACGGCAGCCTGGTTGGCTTGATGTTGTGCAGCTTTGATTTTGGCCTGCAAATGTGCAGGAGggtgaaaatatttgcatttctccCTCATGCAGCGACCCTTAATGTAATCCATACAAACGGTTACTGTGTTATCATTTGTATCAATCATCGTGCTGTCTGCAGGGTGAGCAAAGCGGCAATCAGTCTCTCCCCGTGCACAGTTTCCTCTTTGAAACTCCCTGCATACCTACATAGGGAACACAAGGGCAAATCACTGGACATCTGCCAATTAGCAGTTTTATAGCTTATATAGCTGCAGAATTACATCATGGTAGAGTGTGGCAAAGCAGCAGACTTACAACTGTATATTATTATGCAGAGGTACTTTCCATTGCAGCAATAATGAAATGGATGAACCCCAACCCCCTTACACTTCAGCAATGGATCAAACTAATAAATGGTACACTGCAAAAGGCTCGGCCGATATCTGCTAATCAAATTGACGTACAATGCTAAGGGAACACCCcggaaatttgagaaaatatgggaacCTTGGTTAGAGGTCAACCCTTATGAATCCCTGCCAGTTGACTGAGCTCTAGATTGGCCCAAAGTATATGCTGATAACTGGTGAATATGTTATATGCTCTTCTACGTATTGAAACTGTcactaaaacactaaataattaaaaacagtagTCATGTAAGTGTCAAGCCTGTTGGTTTGTTGTttcttttgaaaatgcaaaataaaaacctttggggaaaaaaaaagaatgtacatCATGGTTATAGGGGTACCATGTCTTTGCAAGATGTGTGTGGTTAACAGCAACAGTGAGGCTAGTATAGGCATGACCCATATGGAAATAGCTACCAATTAACGTATAGAGGAGATCAGATAATGAGGATAAGCAATTTTAATCCCAGAAAAACAAACTCAAGGGAATGGACTGCTATCCCCAAACTGAGGTCCTCCAGCTGTTTTTAGACTTCCAGTAACCCACAACCACCTTTTTTGTAAGATGCAGTTTATTAACATCTTGCAAAAGCCTGGTGTATACCACAAATATCTCATATATTATATGTCTGTTCTACTCTAATACACCCTGTATTTTAACTTCCTGGGAGGCCCAGGGTTAGTGCCTTCTGTTCTTTACCATAAAATTGGCCCTGAAATTAAGTAAGGCAACTCTATACAGTGTGTTtgacttaaactggccatagatcatgcaaagatccgattgttagaatcctcgaacgatcaaaCTTAtgggacttccccatctcccaacctgccactaacctttcagatcaaataaagtagtataagaacagatcagcaatgttctgcccctgacagcaatcgtacgatagttatgtccaacaaaagctagtcACAGTCTCCCCcaaaatcgtcagatcggcaatacacgcagagatattatcggcagccgacagaaattttctaacctgtccaattggctgaacgaccgatcggcatggcacgacagatgtcgggactctccacacacaggatccgaaaatcgtacgaccggatctttgcgtctatggccagtttaaggggtgaaccgaatccaggattcggttcggaattcggccagcagcaggattcggttgaatccttcttcccggccaaacagaatccttatttgcatatgcaaattagggtcggggagggaaatcacatgactttttgtcacaaaacaaggaagtaaaacattttcccctccccctaatttgcatatgtaaattaggatttggtttggtattcagccgaatctttcgcaaagtattcgggggttcagccgaatccaaaatagtggatttggtgcatccctaatttgactAAGTGAAAATTATAGCAATAGTTTGCAAAATGTAATCCTGACACAAACATTTTGATTACATGAATATGAAACGGCAAGATATATTAGGCCGTTTACCACAATTCAAATAAAGTAACTGTTTGCTGTGGTTGTTAAAACAGAATTTGCAAGGTATATGATGCTAATAGTACCTCCAGTTTATCAGTCCTGAGAAGCTTCTGAGCAGCATTAGATCCAGGGACTGATACTGGTGGACTTCCTGGAACAATCATAGGTGTGGATGGCATTATTTCGGTAGGAACTAATCCAACTCCAGAGGTTACCGGTGTAAGGTAAGGGGAAAAACTAATAGCTGTGTTTGTTCCTAATGCTGGACCTACAGGAAATGTTGgctgtaaaacaaaaacagtgcAGTAAATTGTTAAAATAAGAAGATTTACTTTGTCAGAATATTGCCAAAATGCCATATTATTTAGCAGGTGGCATAATGGAGGGGGAtgtgtaaataaacacaatatgatgcatgcttaattttcatttattatgctatttatttaaaacatttaaaatagtaGCACTTTAGAATTCCTTTCAAATGTGAAACGATTCAGCTGGGAAAAGAGTACATATTTGAAAAAGTAGTAAGATTATACAACGCTCCTAGCAATTTCTCTTATTCCCATCAGGGCTTCTGTTCTAACAATACCCACTCAGCTACTATACTAGTGTTTTCTTCATATCTGACAGATATGCCAAGTGCCTTACCCTGAGCTAATAGGGATACAGTAAGATCAACATATTTTCTCTTGAAATCCTCATAAAATTGATTGTTGAACTGGGACCTCTATTCTTTGATGGTTGCTGCTCTGATTTACTGTGTTATCACTCTCCCACCCACTTACACAGGGATAACACAACAAGGATATCTAGCTGCttctatattactatatattttgTCATGCCTGGAACATATAGCTCAAAATACACAATCCTACGGAAAATCTACAGCAGATatcttgattagtgatgggcgaatttattcgccaggtgcaaatttgtggcgaatttatgcgtttcgccgccggcgaataaattagtgaatttgccacgaAAATTTGGCGGCGACAATTAacggacgccaattgactttaatttcctgcgaaattcgcggcgaaatgggacaaatttgcccatcactactcatgataAATTGTTCTAAAAATACTCCCCTAGTGCACCAGTAGCTGTTAATGCATAGAATATTCAAAGTAATTCAGTTATTAGAGCCATAATACTGCTGTCGTTTTATTCTAATAATGCTTATAAGGTTGGCCACAATTCCCTGAGAATACTACTAAGTGTGTATagccatataatacacaaaagccatgaatatcttgtaaattatatccttataaacggagttctgatgtcatcagttataaacggtgagttctgatgtcatttctgtcacatgactcactgaaacttgtgtattataataaataaagtacccccagttgcaaaatatgaggatattagaagttacctcggagttccatgacccgtataaaaacactcggccttcggcctcgtgtttttatatggtcatgaaactcctcggtaacttataatatcgttatattttacaagagggggtactttattcactatataacaaccAAAATGTTACTGTTCAGGTCAGACATTGTGTTATACTGACcatcttttttaataaaacaatttttttatgtttaaaattttgGTACCCATACAACATCAACCACAAATGCATTTCAGTTatctttcattttacatttttggaaaacgATAAAATTCTGCCTTATggtatagaccagtgatccccaaccagtagcagtCCTCTGATGTTGCTCACAGTAGCACCAAAGCTTATTTTGGATATCTGACaaagaggcaagttttggaggcataaatacagtggggtaaattcactaacttgcggagttgcgctagcgcaggcttcgccacacttcgccgctaattcactaaaatccgaacttgcgatcagggaggtgaacggtagcgaagttgtgctagcgttaattcgtcaaggaaagcgaatttacgctagcaatgcctaatttgcatacaacgccaagttaaagtacaatgaacgtatatgtagcagcaaatacattacactacacaagcctgggaaagcttcataaaattaaatagagttgttatattgccctacacatgtgcccactgtatagtttaggtgccatatgttaggaaatgtaggggagaaggagggtacccccaaaaaaaattacgatctttttcagcctatcaccctttttgggacttagacttttttttgaagcaagccctatctactctattgcacttcgcctggtctgaggtggcgaaggcaagtttggcgcaagaggtaacgttcagtaaaatgcgcaagttagtgaattagcgtagttacgtcccatcgccatatcgcaacttcgcctggcgtaagggtgtgaagtagcgctagagtaggtccacttagctagcgaatttacgccagcacctgttagtaaatcagcgaagttttactaggcgcttcgcactttagtgaattagcccccaTGTGTAGTGCCAAATTGCCTCctgcagtccacataggggctaccaaacaaccAATTATAGCCCTTATTGGACTTACCCTATGAACTTTATTCatatttgtgttgctccctaacttttttatattttaatatggctcacagataaaaatatCTTGGGGAGCCCTAGTATAGACCATTAGTGAATCTGTCCTTGAACCTGgtaaatacagaaaaaagaatgacaaataatggcatttttaaataagacattttaaTGCTGCAACGTGTGTAGGTGTGAACTATAGAATGTGCATTCTCTTTCTGTTAGTGGTTATGAAAATATATGCTTAGTGTATGTCATTCAATCCTGCCATTACTATTCTTACTGTACAATGACTTATATTTACAATAATCATTAACAGGCTTTATTGCAGCCTTACCTATCAGCAATTATCCATAAAAGAATTAAGTGCATGCAGgcatatttatttgcagattGGACAGAGGACATACCATTTGCTGCAGCTGTGTGCCTGGAAACATAAATTGCATCTGCTGAGCTAGCATGGcggctgcagttttctgctgaattaGATTGTTTCTGCCATTAATTTCTAGCTGGGTTTTTAAGTGTGTTGGTGGATGAAGATACTTGCAGTTCTCCCTTGAACAGCGTCCCTGtaaatataaggaaattaattGAAATATGAATTCAAAAGGGTAAAGTGTGTTTGCCATACATAAATGAAACATAAGGCTAATACTGTACCATATTCAAACCTTAAAGCTGGTTGTTAATTAATTAGAACCAGGACTGAGAAGAAAAATCATGTACCAGTAGTTAACAGTTATCACTAGCCCCCTCTCGGCAGTTTGTATGGGTTTATACAATTCCGAATATGAAAATATTCACAGTTCAGTAAAAGAGCGGCTTTAAATAATGCACTATATTTCaagaaacctcgattttaagtagcctgattttaagttttcccacattttttattggtcccaccaatttataatgcatttcaacgggtgtatttcccagattttaagtaatgttttcctggattttacaccaaaattttgtcctgatatacccaaaaactgtttttttccctctatggatgttattatttgtgaaataaagaggtttaaaatactaaccagatgtatattttgccatggttctgcctgtaaatggtcagtccaattagtctgcccaTTATACAgccctgcaccaatcacttattgctttaggttgtaaTAGTTTAACAATAGGGCAGCGCTTAGCCcttgtaaatattgtatctcaatgtaaaactgactcctgtgcagTACTTGAagaaagttactttaacacatttccctgattttcattttcccggattttacataatttattctggtcccctgaaaaacgtaaaatgggggttctactgtatatattacatgaattttttttttttgcataattcattttttttttttacacaaaaaaaagcatttattatttttaaagtcaGATAAATAATTTTCCAGTCCACAACTGGCATACATAATATTGTCCTTTGTCTGTTTTTCTTCCTACAAAACATCACAATTCCCTTTTAGCCAGTTCACACAACGAAAGTCCCTGTCTGAATGCCAAAATGAAGAGCTGGATGGCACAGCCTAGTGACAGATGGAATCCTCATGTTCATTTCCATATATTAACAGATCCTCAAGTATCACATAGCTAAGCTGCTCATGGGCAGTCTGGGCTACTTTATCCTTCCAAACAAATATCTTCTGAGTCAGCTTTATGTCTGCTCTGGCCGTGCACGGAAGAGGAAGTTTAATGGTATATATTTAGAATGGATGaagtcatattaaaaaaattgtttaaaggagaaggaaagctacggaggcattttattgccaatagattagccacaatagtgcaagcgagaatgctatatttattctgtagaatgttttaccatacctgagtaaaaagctctagaaactctctgtttgttaaggataggagctgcagtattaatgtggtgtgacatcacttcctgcctgagtctctccctgctctgggctcagattacagtagagaagggagggggcgggggaagaggagcaaactgagcatgctcttgcccagggcaatgaggtttaagctgaaaacaggaagtctgatacagaagcccatgtgtacacaatagaaggaaagaaatgcagtgtttcttttgacaggggactcagagcagcactactttgggggtttactggtatatttagatggacctttctgataaagcacctttccttctcctttaaagcatattTGTTGATTATCTAATGTTTAATATGTGTAATTTTAACATTGGCAGATTGGGTCTCTATGAGAACTCTCAGTGGCATACTTCAGTGTTGCCAAATTACCACAATTTACTGCAACATACACTAAAATGCAATGCTAGAATCTGAAATAACTACATTACAACAGAATAGCACTGTCGCCTATGATTTATTCTGCAAATACTGAAATTGTATAAAAGTACCTTAGAACAATCAATACTTATGGTACTGTTATACTTAAATAATATGGTTAAACAGTAGCTTTTCTAGCCCACTCTTAGGCTTACTAGCTCATTTAATCCCACCCGTCATTCATTCGTCTCTAATAAACAGAGCCCCCTCTACACTTGCGTTCTAAGCAGTTGCCTTGGTTGTGGTAAAATTTAATTGATGCGAATCATCAAAGAATCTTCCATTTGAATTTAATTACACCTGCTGTAAATGTTCAagtaaatgtaataacattttcatGGACCATTAACATCACACCATCTCAGATATGTCCTGTTGAATCGTCATTTTTAACATTGCCTACCATTTACGTTTCCCTGTAGAAGGCGACAACATTGTTTCCTGAATCAGGTCATTATTTTGCTCAAATATCTTAAACGTACATCAAAATATCTATACAAAGATTATTGTCTGACCAAACTTGGCTGTATTTGGCTATATCCAACCATTTCTCAAGGAT
Proteins encoded:
- the LOC108709755 gene encoding muscleblind-like protein 2 isoform X3, which produces MALNVAPVRDTKWLTLEVCRQFQRGTCSRSDEECKFAHPPKSCQVENGRVIACFDSLKGRCSRENCKYLHPPTHLKTQLEINGRNNLIQQKTAAAMLAQQMQFMFPGTQLQQMPTFPVGPALGTNTAISFSPYLTPVTSGVGLVPTEIMPSTPMIVPGSPPVSVPGSNAAQKLLRTDKLEVCREFQRGNCARGETDCRFAHPADSTMIDTNDNTVTVCMDYIKGRCMREKCKYFHPPAHLQAKIKAAQHQANQAAVAAQAAQAAATVMTQSTAKAMKRPLEATVDLAFPPGVLHSLPKRPALEKSNGASAFFNPSVLHYQQALFNAQFQQPATFFPAGSVLCMTPTTSFVPMMHSATSATVSAATTPATSVPFAATATANQIILK
- the LOC108709755 gene encoding muscleblind-like protein 2 isoform X6, which produces MALNVAPVRDTKWLTLEVCRQFQRGTCSRSDEECKFAHPPKSCQVENGRVIACFDSLKGRCSRENCKYLHPPTHLKTQLEINGRNNLIQQKTAAAMLAQQMQFMFPGTQLQQMPTFPVGPALGTNTAISFSPYLTPVTSGVGLVPTEIMPSTPMIVPGSPPVSVPGSNAAQKLLRTDKLEVCREFQRGNCARGETDCRFAHPADSTMIDTNDNTVTVCMDYIKGRCMREKCKYFHPPAHLQAKIKAAQHQANQAAVAAQAAQAAATVMTQSTAKAMKRPLEATVDLAFPPGVLHSLPKRPALEKSNGASAFFNPSVLHYQQALFNAQFQQPATFFPAVPMMHSATSATVSAATTPATSVPFAATATANQIILK
- the LOC108709755 gene encoding muscleblind-like protein 2 isoform X4, translated to MALNVAPVRDTKWLTLEVCRQFQRGTCSRSDEECKFAHPPKSCQVENGRVIACFDSLKGRCSRENCKYLHPPTHLKTQLEINGRNNLIQQKTAAAMLAQQMQFMFPGTQLQQMPTFPVGPALGTNTAISFSPYLTPVTSGVGLVPTEIMPSTPMIVPGSPPVSVPGSNAAQKLLRTDKLEVCREFQRGNCARGETDCRFAHPADSTMIDTNDNTVTVCMDYIKGRCMREKCKYFHPPAHLQAKIKAAQHQANQAAVAAQAAQAAATVMSTAKAMKRPLEATVDLAFPPGVLHSLPKRPALEKSNGASAFFNPSVLHYQQALFNAQFQQPATFFPAGSVLCMTPTTSFVPMMHSATSATVSAATTPATSVPFAATATANQIILK
- the LOC108709755 gene encoding muscleblind-like protein 2 isoform X2 — encoded protein: MALNVAPVRDTKWLTLEVCRQFQRGTCSRSDEECKFAHPPKSCQVENGRVIACFDSLKGRCSRENCKYLHPPTHLKTQLEINGRNNLIQQKTAAAMLAQQMQFMFPGTQLQQMPTFPVGPALGTNTAISFSPYLTPVTSGVGLVPTEIMPSTPMIVPGSPPVSVPGSNAAQKLLRTDKLEVCREFQRGNCARGETDCRFAHPADSTMIDTNDNTVTVCMDYIKGRCMREKCKYFHPPAHLQAKIKAAQHQANQAAVAAQAAQAAATVMSTAKAMKRPLEATVDLAFPPGVLHSLPKRPALEKSNGASAFFNPSVLHYQQALFNAQFQQPATFFPAGSVLCMTPTTSFDHSEIISKGELELHEDVQKLAKHSYCTYYPVSSSIELPQTAC
- the LOC108709755 gene encoding muscleblind-like protein 2 isoform X9 produces the protein MALNVAPVRDTKWLTLEVCRQFQRGTCSRSDEECKFAHPPKSCQVENGRVIACFDSLKGRCSRENCKYLHPPTHLKTQLEINGRNNLIQQKTAAAMLAQQMQFMFPGTQLQQMPTFPVGPALGTNTAISFSPYLTPVTSGVGLVPTEIMPSTPMIVPGSPPVSVPGSNAAQKLLRTDKLEVCREFQRGNCARGETDCRFAHPADSTMIDTNDNTVTVCMDYIKGRCMREKCKYFHPPAHLQAKIKAAQHQANQAAVAAQAAQAAATVMAFPPGVLHSLPKRPALEKSNGASAFFNPSVLHYQQALFNAQFQQPATFFPADHSEIISKGELELHEDVQKLAKHSYCTYYPVSSSIELPQTAC